A stretch of the Lolium perenne isolate Kyuss_39 chromosome 3, Kyuss_2.0, whole genome shotgun sequence genome encodes the following:
- the LOC127345347 gene encoding uncharacterized protein gives MDRPRPMTLWEQLSSTPDPAIRDILKIPHEADDGDRRPCTLMDAIGRESRGEGGDGRVNWKPLRDRLWLRRAATASSTTTRNRRADEDGSEEEDEESEAPAVASMSLMALLEQSDSQWDDQDDEEDGASKSGAVHVDGDGDGREEEEEMVRACCVCMVRHKGAAFIPCGHTFCRPCSRDLWRTRADCPLCNAFIHDILHIF, from the coding sequence ATGGACCGTCCGCGGCCGATGACGCTCTGGGAACAGCTCTCCTCCACGCCCGACCCGGCCATCCGCGACATCCTCAAGATCCCGCACGAAGCCGACGACGGCGATCGCAGGCCGTGCACGCTCATGGACGCCATCGGCCGGGAAAGccgcggcgagggcggcgacggcAGGGTCAACTGGAAGCCGCTGCGCGACCGTCTCTGGCTCCGCCGAGCCGCGACCGCGTCTTCGACTACCACCCGCAACCGGCGGGCCGACGAAGATGGaagcgaggaggaagatgaggagagcgAGGCGCCGGCGGTGGCCTCCATGTCGCTGATGGCGCTGCTGGAGCAGTCGGACAGCCAGTGGGACGAccaagacgacgaggaggacggcgCGTCCAAGAGCGGCGCTGTACACGTCGACGGGGACGGCGACgggcgggaagaggaggaagagatggTGCGCGCGTGCTGCGTGTGCATGGTGCGGCACAAGGGCGCGGCCTTCATCCCGTGCGGCCACACCTTCTGCCGCCCGTGCTCCCGCGACCTCTGGCGTACCCGCGCCGACTGCCCACTCTGCAACGCCTTCATCCACGATATCCTCCACATCTTCTGA